The Rosa rugosa chromosome 1, drRosRugo1.1, whole genome shotgun sequence genomic sequence GTAACGTACAACCAGACAAGTAATTATCAGACAGAAACAAACCAATAAGACAAATTAGAATAATATATACGATCGCGACCGTACCGTTAACTTGACTATAAGTTTACATTATAAAACTGGCGGGAAGTGAGGTAGAAAGATCGAAAGGTATCTTTGCTGTTTTATTCATCTTCGAAAAACCAAAACGTACTTGTTTCTCTGCATCCATCATATAATTCTACTACAATCCAACCCTAAGCCTTCAAGCCCTAGGCCCCTAGCTTATGTAGCTACCTTCCTTCTAGTTTTAGATGATAATACGGGTTTTGATCTCACTAGTGCCAGACAATATTATTAATTATGGAGGGGAATATTGATGAACTGGGTTTGGGTTGTCTGCTCATAATTGGCTAATTAGTAGCATAATTGAAGCCTATATACCCAGTTGGGGACCCTTTATATTTTTGCTAAGTTTGGTACGGGCGAGTAGATAATTATGGAAGTGGATTATGGAGGAAAAAGCTAATTAACTAATTGCTTAGAGAGAGCAAAAGGAAATATTGGGTTTGGCTGTAAAGTGAGGTCTATAATGGGTTTCAAAAGGGACACTACATGGGAAGAAAGAGACAAAGCTTGTTATGAGTGGCAGTGACAGACTCCCAGTACTGTTACTGTTACTGTTGCCTCACTGACTCAATGTCTTCACCCCTCCCGCCCCTAAATCCCTAATACAATACTCGATGCCCAGTACTAGCTAGTtactctcttcctcttcctctctcaCTGTGCCCTGGCCTGTCTGTGTGTCTGTCATTGCTGCCATGCTCTAGCTTTCACTTATAGCCTATATTCTATCATGTCACGTATATCCAAGCTAGCCTTTCATTTCATGCATCAGTGTACTATTGCTCACACATTCATGTATCATCATCTTTCATTTTGTACACAATCTATCACATCCATCAAGTTACCAAGgaccttttcattttctttcttttcttataaTTTTATCATATAAGTTAATAGCAGAAACCCAAACTCTAAAtgtacttttcttttttgtctaaAACAACCTAAATGTTAATTTTCCAGAAATTTATtaaattttattgaaaatatTATTACACTCGTTGTATATCAAGCTAACAACCTAGTTTACTCTTTTTCATGTGCAATTTGTATATATACGGGCTGTACCGCTAATAACACTACGCAACCGACTTCAAGAAGCAGAAAAAACACGGACATATAGGGAATTTTGAATCCAAAATTTCTTAGAATCGGAGCaatcaatcacaaaacttcaaaactTAAGTTTTTAAAAAATAAGTTCAATAATGTGTATGAAGCTAACAACCTAGTTACATTACTTAATTATTGTACCATCAAAAAGAGATTTCATCACCTATAGCTTGTGTAACATTAATTTTAacgattttgatttttttcagTGATGGGGCACTTTActatgttttatatatataaaaatcaatatataccTCATCACATTTTCCATCTCCAACCATCTAAGAACTAATTCTATCCGATTGTTTTCTTcttaattgttgttgttgtggctCCCTTTATTCTGCCAGCCGCTGATCGTTTTCAGATCATCTAGTTCCCTCTTGTCTCtactcactctctctctgccCTCTAGCTCTCTCCACACCCCCACCATATATATACAGAGAAACCGACTTCTTCTTTCTAGtgacatctctctctcttctctctctcatgcttactctcatatatatatgtttagctagctagctagcttcatCATATCCCATATTCTCAGATCTCACTTCTAAACCAACCTTTTAATTACATTCATATTTTCCTTTCTCTAATTAATTAAAAGTCCCAGCTTTCAATTTCCCCTCTTTGATGAAGATCACAGGCACCCATCAACACCATGCATGAAGCCATTGAATTTCACTACCATATCTTTGCCTCTGCAAAAGGAAACTCGAGCTAATTAATTTCTCTcacttttctccttcttcacctcCAGGTTTGCTTTACACCCCCACCACAACCCCATTTTGATTGCACCCCAATGATGTCCTCCGACAACACGCCGGCGAAAAAGCCGGCAGACGACACCcaacaaggaggaggaggaggatcagGCAACAGCCGCAAAACGACATCGTCCAAGGCCCCGCCGGAGCAAGCCCTCAAGTGTCCGAGATGTGATTCCCCCAACACAAAGTTCTGCTACTACAACAACTACAGCCTGACGCAGCCCAGACACTTCTGTAAGACCTGCAGGCGTTACTGGACCAAAGGCGGAGCGTTACGCAACGTCCCCATCGGCGGCGGCTGCCGGAAAAACAAGAGAGTGAGGTCGTCATCTTCCCGACTCTCCTGCAGCCTCGACTCCAAAGACTCCGGCGACTCGGCCTCTGACCACATGGGTCTCAAGTTCTTTCACGGCATTTCCCCAGCCATGGATTTCCAGCTCGGCGGCCTCTCCTTGCCTAGACTCAACCaccacccttcttcttcttcagcagtTGTAACCGCCCTTTACAATAACAACAACAGCCAGTTCTCTCCATACGGTGACGTTTCGGTTACTTCTGGCCTGACTCTTGATCACTCAGGTGGTGCTTCTGGGAATAGTTCCTTTATGGGTTTTAACTATCCTCTCACTTTAGGCAGTGGAAGCGGCGGCGGGGTTGGGTTTCAACAGAACAACATGAACAGTTCCATGAGTGTTCATAGCAGTCTTGCTTCTTCTATTGAGTCCCTTAGTTCTATCAACCAAGACCTTCACTGGAAATTACAGCAGCAGAGGCTGTCCATGTTGTTTGGTACTACTATCGCCGGAGATAGTCAGACACAGCCGTCTCAGAAAGATATGCAGATGAATGATCTCGAGAAAACTCAGACAGCGCCTATTTTGTTTCAGAATCTGGAGATTTCGAAACCGAAAGAGTCTACCGGAGGAGGAGATACGGCTGCGACGGAGTGGTTCTTTGGGAACTCTTACGCGCCGCCACCGCCGGTGACACCTACTCCGACCAATAGTGGCGGCAACGGAGGAGGAAACGAGAACAATGCGGGTAACTGGAATACTCATGGAGTTGTTCAAGCGTGGGGTGATTTGCAGCAATACAATGCCTTGCCCTAGAGGACTAAGCATCAAGAGAGGTAGCTAAACACAATTTTAAAAAgcatgatcatgatcatgatcatgaagaagaaaatggggaAATTATATTATTGGTTTTGAAATATTATCTGAGAAAGATACCCATTTTGGCATATGTTaatttgtgttttgtttttttcttgtgTTGATATGAAAGTGTAAAAGCTAATTGACTAGTCTCTTAACAatgcaaaagaagaaattaGTCTTACTACTTTTGCCCTTAATTCATGTTTATATGCATGGTTGATGAACATCTGATTATTAAACTTTGTGGGTTACCCAAGTTGGATTGGAATATTAATTGTTTGTGTTGTTAGGCAACTGCCAAATGGCAATGATGCTCAGTACTTAAATTAACACTGCTCTAGCCAGCATTGAAATTCATTTCACTACTTTTTATTAAGGCCAGGTATCTCCCTTTCTAAACCCTTTTCTCAAATCTCCCTTTGGGatctgtgattttttttttttggaattaaaTCTTTGATTTGTTCTATGTTGAGTCAGTTTGTGTATATATCCAAAACTCTCACTACCCTATAAGCTTAGAAGTGTGTCTCTTTTAAGGAACTGAGTCTCATCAGCCACTGAATCAATGTCAATCTAAACAGACACCAAACTAGAGACAGTAGCAGCTTAACTAGCCCTGCAATGTAGAGCTAGGCTAGCCTTGCCTAGCTGTCAGTTCCTCTCCCTCTTTGATAATAATTAGTGACAGTGTGGTGTGATTTTGGTGCTGTCTGAAAAAGTGATGGTTTGAGAGTTGTATACTTGTATTGAATGAAAGACTGTCAACAGTTGAATCaatgagaagagagagagagagagagagagagagtgtgtgagaGCTTTAGGGTTGGTTCTTTTGGTGTAGCAAAAAAACGTTGTGGGTGTGTTTAGCTTTTTAGAGTCTTGGGGAGTGagccctctttcttcttcttgctcaTTGCTACTAATTGCTACTGCTGCATACGAGTACTGATCAGCaaagcatctctctctctctcattgtgATTCTGCTACtgatgagagagaagaaactAATGAAACTAGCTTTTACTGGCTTCTTTCCATTAATTGCTGCATTGCTCTAACTTTATTCTCCACTTAACCTACCTATTTCTGCGAAAACTATTTATTAGATTTAAGGGCTATAGTCTCtttccatcaaccaaattatcTCTCTTTGATCAAATACAGTTATACAGCTACTTCGACGTCATTGCTTGTACTACAGTGAACGACTATAATGGATGTGCTCTTTGTCTTCTTACCTTCTCTTTGTGGTAGCTACGTATTTATGAAGAGATCGAGGAGCTATAAATTTATCTCTTGGGTAAGAAATTGCCAACTTTTGGTTCTTAGCCACTGTGTTTTGGAAGCGCTAGGCAACATTCCATAGGATTCTATAGAATTGTATACATATAGGGCTTTGCATGAGTTGAGTCGACACCACCAACTTCCTTTGCCTGACATGTTATATAGGTCCCCCATCTTTATAAACATGCATGTTGCTGCTGCTTTTTCATATACATCGTCTCTCACTTATGTACACACATGCGTTCAATAAAGCTATAAACAGCTTCAAAAGCGTAGCAAtcatttatatatgtgtgtgtgtttctaTCATGATTCTAGAGTATCATACTTTGAGAGAGTTTATTAATCGTTATGTTTTAAGATTTTTTTAGTTATTAGATCCGATCAAATAATAGATATAACATTTGAAAATTCAGAATGTTAGCTAGTTACTCAATAGCTTGGTATAAGTTTATGAATGAATAGATGGGGTTTGCACTAACAGTTGATTTGCACTAAGAGTCGTTCAAATGATGTTGTTGTATATTTCACCATGAGGCAGACGTCCACCAAAGTGATTTTAGCCTCCTTTTTTCGGgcattcaattcaataatcaaaATCATTAATTTTTCACATTCAAAGATGTTATTTTTGTAAAATTCTGCCTAAATTTATATCGAAATCTGTTCAATTATTAAAGCTGAAATCAAATAGCTACACTATTTTTGATTTAGTTGATTCTTCACAAGAAGAATCAATATTGCATaggaataaaataaataaatccttATGATCATTGAACTGCATACTAGAAAGGATTTATCAACGAATATTTGTTAGAAAAATATTATCCCAAAAAAATTTAAGCACGAATAATTAAAGTAAGAACCAATATAATGTTTATCAAACTAACAATATACTGTAAAAAAAACAGTGTCCGACAAAAATTACACAAAACATTATGTTATTATTCTCTTTTTGGAAGAAGGATTGTTCATCAATCAATCAGGATCTATCCTCTTATAGTGTATTGTTCAATTCTTAATTTATTTGGCTTTAGGGAGACAAACAAAGGATAGATGAGTGTTGTGGCTCAGAAACGGAAGACATGAAGTTGCGTGATTAACGTGAAGGACTGAGACAACCTTTTGTTTCCATCGACTGAGATGGTGCGTTATATATAGATgccgcatatatatatatgtatgtatatatgtgtgtgtgtgtcattgTTTCAAAGGTCGTTTTACAACCTAGCTCATAAGCTAAGCTAAGCTGCAAGAAGCTCATGACTACTTGTTGATGAGGAACCATCCCATGCTCTTCATCCTCGAGAACTTTATCCTACTCGCCCAGCCATGCCCCTACCATCCACTTAATTAGCCTGTGAACCATCTATCAAATCagtcatatatacaaataaaGATGATCGAGCACGACTGTCATGTTTATTATAATAAGTAAACCCTAGCTATCTAGATAGacacattttcttcttctttattcaaCTGCGCGCACGTTATTTCTAAGGGGTAAAATATATTAGCATCATGATTACATAGATCACAAAAGTTTACCTCTTTTAGGCTTGATGGTGGTTAACTTTTTGACTGGGGAATGAAGACCAAGTACCTTCCTCTTTTGTCTCTTGCCTAATCCTTTGAGAATTTGGACAAAATGTTTCTTAATTTCAGTAGCAATGCACGTATTATATATTCTACCGACATGAGACAAATGTCTCCTGACCATAGTCTCAAGGTCCAACATAGCAACTGTTAGGATTAAGTGCTGAAAAATTAGTATTAAATTAACGAATTTCTGTTATTAATTAGTAATTAACACTAATTTTTCAGCACCTAGTCCTAACAGCAATTCGGCCGAACGGATTCTTGATGACTTGAATTGTCAGTAACTGGCCGGTGTATGTGTCGTTGTAGTTGTTGGTTTTAGTCTCAGAAAACCTCATCAGCTCGACATGTTGTTTGCgctaaacaaaaaaaactagGCTCCACTGACCCGATCGTATTCTCTAAGATATGTACGTAGTTCAAAATTTGAGGACAAAACGTACTGCATGATTCACATAATGTTTCAAATATAATTTCGGACTAACTAGTAAAATTGGTTCCTCTAATCTCATCACCCCTACTCTATATACCTATCTTTGATTATTTGTTGGACCGAGCTGATCGACGCCCAAAATTCTCGTATCAAATCAGATAGGAAATGGGTTTGCTTTAGCACCAATTAATGCATATGGGTCTTATTTATTTCAATTTCAAGTGTAAcggctagctagctagggttcTATAATGTGAACTAAGAAAGGAGACTCATAGAAGCAAAACTCTTACGGATATTGTACGTGGCAATGAAGAAAATCAAACACGTCATCATTCAAAACAATCTATATGTAACGTTCTCCTCTCGATCAGCAAGAAATCTTTGTTGTCTAGTGTCTCTGTGGACAATGGAGATGGATACTGATTGAGTCAGTGACCCACCACCACCTCCCCTAAAATCGCCTTTAAGATCGTCACCCTCTTTGGcagttttctagggtttcagaaAAATAGAGGAGATCTGTAGCTCACCCAAGCCACCCTCATAATTTCATGTGGCTTCTTCCACAAGACAGGTTCGTTACGATCAGTTCCCACTTCACACACAAAAAAGAATTTGTACAGCTAGCTTTGATTGCATTAATTGTTCCAAAGCaaagtgcatatgatggtctatgTTAGTCTATCTTGTATCGTTTCATTCAAAATGTATATTGTTGTAGTTTAAAATTGATATTCGGTGATATAACGCTTTCAGGTTCAAGTTCTTCTAAGAGCTTAGTATTTCAATATTCTTTAACATAATAGACCATATTGAACAATAAAGGTCTATACGTTTCTTTGAGACTGTGAGGTTGCATTCATTGTTTGGTTGATTAGTTAATCGTTTTGGATAGTGTTCATATCCTAAGGTTATCTTTTCCTTGAGAGAATGGAATAATtcctttttctgaaaataaaataaaacaacacATACCTGTATGTAGCAATTCACTCTGTGCATGGACGTACAATAATTTAGACCCAACATTAATTTTCTCAAACCACATGGAATGATACGCTGTATTTTGGGACCTCATATATATAGGCCACAATACGTAACAAGAATTAGAAAAAGGAGACCTATGAAGttcttttttgatttttttttttcaatggagATTCAAACTTGGAATTTCAGCAGTTCTTAACCAGACTGTAGCTAGCCGAACTGGCCGAATCCTAGCTGGTTCTACAGCAAAGTTGGATTTACAGTGTATACCTACATATAGTTCTGATTCAAATTATATATGTTTAACATATTTAACAACTCCATATAATTATGTAATATTTGGTAAAATGCTTGAAAGAGTGCGCTTTAGTTGAAGCAAATTAATTAGATACGTGTTGAGAGAGTACATGAGGTAAAGTTGTACAAGGAGTGAATGGCATGGCATGCATGGAGACCAAAGCAAAATAGTCAATGAATGGTCTGGACAAGATGAAGGTAATATATTCGACAAATTGCTTCAAAAAGACCAAATAAAGCAAGATAATTGATGAATTATCCTAACAAGATGTCTGACAAATTTCTTCCAAAAGACCAAAGCAATAGTAATCTCACATTAGGGCTTCTTCACCCTTCATCCTTCAGAGAGTAAAAATCATAATGTCCCTGCTTGCCTCATTATTTAGCCCTTTGGTCCTAAACCTGCCTggcccgtagggccgaagcccaACCCGacccttgcattagggcgggccggccctaccctttctcaaatagggtagggtaagggtcatgcacatgaagcccggcccgtttgagcccgttagggccaagcccgacccggccctttaagcccgcccaattaaggcctaataattttctattttttaaatatgtttctctttagtctataacatacaacttatctaTTTTTTGTaatggaaaatgatttgtggcctcaatcctaggtgtcatgccatgtcacctacacacatcacctatttgtcaaatcatgccatgtaattcttgagtaaaaagacaatcttatccttccaaaatctaatggctcaaaattattttgattttcatctaaaaataaaatatattattttggttttttttctttttttcgttatatatataattatatatatatatatataaatatatatatatatatatatataattcgtacacaaaaatttatatatatattcgatGTAGAATTAATAtagtataaataaatatatatatatatatatatatatatataggatttttctcaggtaaagatgtccttagtttttcttatggaacggatttactgttttcacccactttccgatcacattttcacatcttaaccgttcagtttttaggtcctaatgtatagatcacttttgcaaaatttcagtcaatttggtgatcgttaaagcgtccaaaactgcaatttacacgaacaaaccgaatctgtcgaaccggaaccgttcgtttacattgttgtaatttgcagttttggatgcctcaatgatcaccaatttggctgaaattttgcagaggtgatctatacattaggaactagaaactgaacggttaagatgtgaaaatttgatcggaaagtgggtgaaaaccggaaattcgtacctaagaaaaactaaggacatccttagtgtagccggactgtatatatatatatatatatacagatcctatccagagcgaggcctcgctgtgaaattaaagtgcgaggttggagtttagggtcacttttcggtcgcatatccacatctcgaccgtttagtttttagatactgatatatagatcatctctgcaaaatttcagccaaattgctGATCtctaaggtatctaactcgcttaaaccaatggatgaactgaatctgtcaaacctgaaccgtactagcttgaaggcagttatcaatgccttaacgactatcaatttagctgaaattttgcaaagatgatctatatattagtacctaaaaactgaacggtcgagatgtggatatgcgaccgaaaagtgaccctaaactccaacctcgcactttaatttcagaacgaggcctcactctggataggatctgtatatatatatatatatatatatatatatatatatattaatgtcataattctaacccacaaaattaaaaaaaaaattgattaaaaaaaagtcaaatttaaaattgattccacaaaaatggaaagaaaatatattaatatcTTAATTATAACCCATCAAATTTGGTAAATTGAAGTAATATTCAACTCTTTTAATAAatgaatttaataaaattaatggaaGATTATTAGTTTACCTTACACTAACAAGTTAATTAGACTATTAGTGCGTATTCTATGATTTCATTAATGGtaaaggcttgagggcagtcgTACTggcccttatttaaaaaaaaaaacaagttaattagaaaagtaaaaaattaaattggatccacaaaaatggaaagaaaatgtattGAAATCGTAATTAAAACCTATGAAATCCGGTAATTGAAGAGGtaagaaaatatcattaataaatTGATCGAATAATAAGATTCTagattccatcatttcaaaatttctcgaTAATTTAATATTGTCTCATCCAAACGCAACATTAGGAAGTGTTCCTTAAAGGTCAAGTGAGACTTTATTAATACAACTGTTCGTTTATTTTTACATGAAAAAACAATCATAATGTTATTAATACTATGTAGAAAATCAATGAACAATAGGTGTATAACACAgcaataatcaaagaaaaagtgCAATTAAGGAAGGTGTAAAATAGAAGTCATCTTCCACATTAACATTAAAGTCAGCTAACATGTCTTACACGAACAAATAAGTAATAAGTAGCTAATAATGAGCCAGTAAAGTTTACTGGGGACTTTTCCCTAATGGCATATTTACACTGAAATAGAAATGATCATCCACACTGAAATTTAAAGTCAGCTAATTAACATGTCTTACAGTAACAAATAAGTACTGAGTAGCCAATGATGAGCTAGTAGAGTTCACTGGAGACCTTTACCTAGAAGCCATCATCTACTGAAACTGAAAGAACTTACATGTCTTGCACGAACAAGTAAGTATTAAGTAGCCAATGATGAGCTAGTAGAGTTCATTGGAGACCTTTACCTAATGGCATATTCACACTTAAATAGAAGCCATCATCTACTGAAACTGAAAGAGCTAACATGTGTTGCACGAACAAGTAAGTATTAAGTAGCCAATGATGAGCTAGTAAGTTTACTGAGGATCTTTTCCTAATGGCATAATTACATTAAAATAGAAGTCATTATCCACATTGTCTTACAGTAACAAATAAGTACTAAGTAGCCAATAATGAGCTAGTAAAGTTCACTGGGGATCTTTTCCTAATGACATAATTACAATAAAATAGAAGTCGATCATCATCCACACCGAAATTTAAAGTTAGCTAGCATGTCTTACACGAACAATAAGTACTAAGTAGCTAATAATGAGCCAGTAAAGTTTACTGGAGACCTTTCCCGAATGGCATATTCACACTAAAATAGAAGTCATCATCCATTGAAACTTAAAATAAGCTAGTGTGTCTTGCACGAACAAGTAAGTACTAAGTAGCCAATAGTAAAGTTCAATGGGGAATCTTTCCCTAATAACATATTCACACTAAAATTGAAGCCATATATCAttcacattgaaattgaaagtcagcTAAGTACTAACATGTCTTATACGAACAAAAAAGTACTAAGTAGCTAATAATGAACAAGTAGAGTTCACTGGGAACTTTTTCTAATGACATATTTACACTAAAATAGAAGCTATcattcacatttaaaaatcattATTGTCTATTGAAAAATTTGGGATCAACAAAACAAGTatactttcaaaaattaatttcctcATGTGCAATATATTGTATTCCATATTAAGCAATTTCTTTTCAGATATCTAGGTTTTCAATCACCAGATTTTATGAGTTAAAATTACGATTTAaatacattttctttccatttttgtgaatccaatttaatttttgacttttcaaaTTAATTTGTTAATGTAAGGTAACTAATCTTCCatgaattttattaaatttatttattaaaagatTTAAATATTACTTCAATTTACCAGATTTCATGGATTATAATTacgatattatatatatatatatatatatatatatatagttatatacccatacttttttttgaatatgtataatgaaaaaaaatccaaaataatgaaaaagaaagaaaggaaaaaaacccaaacaatattttttttagaagaaagtcaaaataatttagagccgtTATATAttcaacaacatatatatatatatatatatttagactaattatatatataataaaaaaagaaaaagaaaaaaataaaataatattttttttctagaagaaaactaaaataatttagagcTATTAGATTTTGAAAGGATAAGATAGTCTTTTTATTCAAGAATGACATGACATGAAAAAAGCATACCTTGATAGTCTTGTTGAAGTTTCTCTGTGATCTCTTAGCTCTGTACTTTGAAATCCTCTCTTTTCTCTCCTCTGCACTGTACTTCCCCATCTTGAAGCTCCCAGCTTCCTCCATGGCCGAGCTCTCTCGAGGATTACGAGCAGTTTTGAAATTCTGAAAAACGAAACAGTGGATGTTGTTAGTATTTGGTGAAACGAAACAGAGTAAACACAGAGGAGTGAAGTAAAATTGTGAATTGTGATACTGACTTGTAAATCTCCAGTGTTGGAAACCCTTCTCATTTGACTTGTCAAGTAGCTGCTCTCAGGTGAGCTCAAGGAGGCTGCTTGGTTCTGAA encodes the following:
- the LOC133727519 gene encoding dof zinc finger protein DOF5.7-like, with amino-acid sequence MMSSDNTPAKKPADDTQQGGGGGSGNSRKTTSSKAPPEQALKCPRCDSPNTKFCYYNNYSLTQPRHFCKTCRRYWTKGGALRNVPIGGGCRKNKRVRSSSSRLSCSLDSKDSGDSASDHMGLKFFHGISPAMDFQLGGLSLPRLNHHPSSSSAVVTALYNNNNSQFSPYGDVSVTSGLTLDHSGGASGNSSFMGFNYPLTLGSGSGGGVGFQQNNMNSSMSVHSSLASSIESLSSINQDLHWKLQQQRLSMLFGTTIAGDSQTQPSQKDMQMNDLEKTQTAPILFQNLEISKPKESTGGGDTAATEWFFGNSYAPPPPVTPTPTNSGGNGGGNENNAGNWNTHGVVQAWGDLQQYNALP